In Streptomyces ambofaciens ATCC 23877, a single genomic region encodes these proteins:
- a CDS encoding ABC transporter substrate-binding protein — protein MRIRTLRSRTTAVGVTAALGIGLLSGCAGSTGPGKPDREITVWSQENLPDRVAATQKVVDAFEKKTGIEVHLVGVDEGQMPQLIMSAAASGTLPDVIGAAPMGQVWQMYSNGLLNTDIPQQIVGELGRDTFNANALELTSDGGTSLGVPSDAWLQLLVYRKDQFEKKALAAPDTYAKTLAAAEALTTKGHDGISAATDPSDVFTSQSFESLALANDCQLVDDAHEVALASPRCETAFRTYDRLARTYGAPGTQTVDSTRATYFAGQSSMVIWSSFLLDELAGLRKDALPSCPQCAKDPRFLSDNSGIVTAMQGPDAREAAQFGEITSWVTTKTAETAASREFIEYMMGTGYESWFGMAPEGKIPVRKGTAADPGRYLDAWRSSDIGVDTRKPLDEVFPESLLDQLADGVSNMRRWGITQGEGALVGATNGELPVPKAIGAMTSGQSSPSEAAREADEEVAALKKSLQ, from the coding sequence ATGCGCATCAGGACCCTGCGGTCGAGGACGACCGCGGTCGGCGTCACGGCAGCCCTGGGGATCGGGCTGCTCTCGGGCTGCGCAGGCAGCACCGGGCCCGGCAAGCCGGACCGTGAGATCACGGTCTGGTCCCAGGAGAACCTCCCCGACCGCGTCGCCGCGACGCAGAAGGTCGTCGACGCGTTCGAGAAGAAGACCGGGATCGAGGTCCATCTCGTCGGGGTCGACGAGGGGCAGATGCCCCAGCTGATCATGTCGGCCGCGGCGTCGGGCACGCTGCCCGACGTCATCGGCGCGGCCCCCATGGGCCAGGTGTGGCAGATGTACAGCAACGGGCTGCTGAACACCGACATCCCGCAGCAGATCGTCGGCGAGCTGGGCCGGGACACCTTCAACGCCAACGCGCTGGAGCTGACCTCCGACGGCGGCACCAGTCTCGGGGTGCCGTCCGACGCGTGGCTCCAGCTGCTGGTCTACCGCAAGGACCAGTTCGAGAAGAAGGCGCTGGCCGCCCCCGACACGTACGCGAAGACGCTGGCCGCCGCCGAGGCGCTGACCACCAAGGGCCACGACGGCATCTCGGCGGCCACCGACCCGAGCGACGTCTTCACCTCGCAGAGCTTCGAGAGCCTCGCCCTGGCCAACGACTGCCAACTGGTCGACGACGCGCACGAGGTCGCCCTCGCCTCACCGCGGTGCGAGACCGCCTTCCGCACGTACGACCGCCTCGCCCGGACCTACGGCGCCCCGGGCACCCAGACCGTGGACTCCACCCGCGCCACCTACTTCGCCGGTCAGTCCTCCATGGTCATCTGGTCCTCCTTCCTGCTGGACGAACTCGCCGGCCTGCGCAAGGACGCCCTGCCCAGTTGCCCCCAGTGCGCGAAGGACCCCCGGTTCCTGTCGGACAACAGCGGCATCGTCACCGCGATGCAGGGTCCCGACGCCCGGGAAGCGGCCCAGTTCGGCGAGATCACGTCCTGGGTGACCACCAAGACGGCCGAGACCGCCGCGTCCCGCGAGTTCATCGAGTACATGATGGGCACCGGCTACGAGTCCTGGTTCGGCATGGCTCCCGAGGGCAAGATCCCGGTCCGCAAGGGGACCGCCGCCGATCCCGGCCGCTACCTCGACGCCTGGCGCTCCAGCGACATCGGGGTCGACACCCGCAAGCCCCTCGACGAGGTCTTCCCCGAGAGCCTCCTCGACCAGCTCGCCGACGGCGTCAGCAACATGCGCCGCTGGGGCATCACCCAGGGCGAGGGCGCCCTGGTCGGCGCCACCAACGGCGAACTGCCCGTACCGAAGGCCATCGGCGCCATGACCAGCGGCCAGAGCTCGCCGTCCGAGGCGGCACGCGAGGCCGACGAAGAGGTCGCCGCCCTGAAGAAGTCCCTGCAGTAG